The following proteins are co-located in the Triticum aestivum cultivar Chinese Spring chromosome 1A, IWGSC CS RefSeq v2.1, whole genome shotgun sequence genome:
- the LOC123064864 gene encoding protein phosphatase 2C 50, protein MAAAAAICGEDEPAPRDPERAAAGGGVERLDLGDGRAALVAGGKRSVYLMDCEPVWGCVATPGRGGEMEDACAAVPRFADVPVRLLARRRDLDGLGLDADALRLPSHLFAVFDGHGGAEVSNYCRERLHVVLSKELRRPPSDLGEMSDVDMKEHWDDLFTRCFQTVDDEVSGLASRLVDGEPRSDPIAAENVGSTAVAVVVCSSHVVVANCGDSRIVLSRGKEPVALSIDQKPDRKDERARIEAAGGKVIQWNGHRVSGILAMSRSIGDRYLKPYIIPKPEVTVVPRAKDDDCLILASDGLWDVVSNEEACKVARRQIQQWHKNNSVTTSSSDGGDGSTDPAAQAAADYLTRLALKKGSQDNITVIVVDLKPRRKPKNNS, encoded by the exons atggcggcggcggcggcgatctgcgGGGAGGACGAGCCGGCGCCGCGCGATCCGgagcgcgcggcggcgggcggcggggtcgagcgCCTGGATCTCGGGGACGGCCGGGCGGCGCTCGTGGCGGGGGGCAAGAGGAGCGTCTACCTCATGGACTGCGAGCCGGTGTGGGGCTGCGTCGCCACGCCGGGGCGCGGCGGGGAGATGGAGGACGCCTGCGCCGCCGTGCCCCGCttcgccgacgtgcccgtgcgccTGCTCGCCCGCCGCCGCGACCTCGACGGGCTCGGGCTCGACGCCGACGCGCTCCGCCTCCCGTCCCACCTCTTCGCCGTCTTCGACGGCCACGGCGGCGCCGAG GTGTCCAACTACTGCCGGGAGAGGCTCCACGTCGTGCTGAGCAAGGAGCTGAGGAGGCCCCCCAGCGATCTGGGCGAGATGAGCGATGTGGACATGAAGGAGCACTGGGACGACCTCTTCACCAGGTGCTTCCAGACGGTGGATGACGAGGTGTCAGGGCTTGCGAGCAGGCTCGTCGACGGCGAGCCCCGGTCAGACCCGATCGCCGCGGAGAACGTGGGCTCCACGGCGGTTGCAGTCGTGGTGTGCTCCTCTCATGTGGTGGTCGCCAACTGCGGCGATTCTCGCATCGTGCTCTCACGCGGGAAGGAGCCTGTTGCTCTCTCAATTGACCAGAAG CCTGACAGGAAGGATGAGCGCGCGAGGATTGAGGCTGCGGGAGGCAAGGTCATCCAATGGAACGGACACCGAGTGTCCGGCATACTTGCTATGTCACGATCCATTG GTGACCGATACTTGAAGCCATACATCATCCCCAAACCAGAAGTTACGGTTGTTCCCCGGGCTAAAGATGACGACTGCCTCATTCTGGCCAGCGATGGGCTTTGGGATGTCGTGTCGAACGAAGAGGCGTGCAAGGTCGCGCGCCGGCAAATCCAGCAGTGGCACAAGAACAACAGTGTCACAACATCGTCGTCGGATGGAGGTGATGGATCCACTGACCCTGCCGCGCAGGCAGCGGCGGACTATCTGACGAGGCTTGCGCTGAAGAAAGGAAGCCAGGACAATATAACCGTAATAGTGGTCGACTTGAAACCCCGAAGGAAACCCAAGAATAATTCCTAA